Proteins encoded in a region of the Lysobacterales bacterium genome:
- a CDS encoding Gfo/Idh/MocA family oxidoreductase codes for MPHFSVGRRRLIAAGVGAPLLIGAGGSATPQATGQALPGGTPLPEPPATRVGWAIVGLGSFALGQVIPGFLDARLSRIGALVSGNPEKRKQVAERYGVPRSYSYEDFDRLIDDDGVECVYIALPVGLHAEYTIRALKAGKHVLCEKPMASTSQECEAMIAAAREAGRQLGVAYRVHFEATNLEALRRFRAGEIGELRHLSTEAGFVINPEYPPHAWRLTRALGGGGSMFDIGIYGLNGALMYFDEAPREVSAVYSTPQGDPRFAEVEGGIDWRLRFANGVSVQGASSYTFSYTTGQRMLGSRGSLELQPASTYYDNALALRRDGQPPALLRPGNPIQQFAAQVDAFSEAARSGRPHRTPGETGLRDIRLIEAMYRSADQEGARVLVA; via the coding sequence ATGCCGCATTTCAGTGTTGGTCGTCGTCGATTGATTGCTGCCGGCGTCGGCGCGCCCCTGCTGATCGGCGCCGGCGGTAGCGCAACTCCGCAGGCCACGGGCCAAGCCCTGCCGGGGGGTACACCCCTGCCCGAGCCCCCCGCCACGCGCGTTGGCTGGGCGATTGTCGGGCTGGGCAGCTTTGCGCTGGGTCAGGTGATTCCCGGATTCCTCGATGCACGTCTCTCGCGCATCGGCGCACTGGTCTCTGGCAATCCCGAAAAGCGGAAGCAGGTGGCAGAACGCTATGGCGTTCCGCGCAGCTACAGCTACGAAGACTTCGACCGATTGATCGACGACGACGGCGTCGAGTGCGTGTACATCGCGCTGCCGGTGGGTCTGCACGCCGAGTACACCATCCGCGCCTTGAAGGCCGGCAAGCACGTGCTTTGCGAAAAGCCGATGGCTTCGACGTCGCAGGAATGCGAGGCGATGATCGCAGCCGCTCGCGAAGCCGGACGGCAGCTGGGCGTCGCTTACCGGGTCCACTTCGAAGCCACCAACCTGGAGGCGCTGCGTCGGTTCCGTGCCGGTGAGATCGGCGAGCTGCGCCATCTGTCCACCGAAGCGGGCTTTGTCATCAATCCCGAATACCCCCCACACGCTTGGCGACTGACCCGGGCGCTCGGCGGCGGCGGCTCAATGTTCGACATCGGAATCTACGGCTTGAATGGAGCGTTGATGTACTTCGACGAGGCCCCCAGGGAAGTCTCGGCCGTCTACTCGACCCCGCAAGGCGACCCGCGATTCGCCGAGGTCGAAGGCGGCATCGACTGGCGCCTGCGATTCGCAAACGGCGTCTCGGTGCAGGGCGCTTCGTCCTACACCTTCAGCTACACCACCGGTCAACGCATGCTCGGCAGCCGCGGCAGCCTGGAGCTGCAGCCGGCGTCGACCTACTACGACAACGCACTCGCGCTGCGTCGCGACGGACAGCCCCCGGCCCTGTTGAGGCCTGGCAACCCGATCCAGCAGTTCGCAGCGCAGGTCGATGCCTTCTCTGAAGCCGCGCGCAGCGGCAGGCCTCACCGGACCCCGGGAGAAACGGGCTTGCGCGACATCCGCCTGATCGAGGCCATGTACCGCAGTGCCGATCAAGAGGGCGCGCGGGTTCTGGTTGCATGA
- the ltaE gene encoding low-specificity L-threonine aldolase translates to MHAEADLLDLRSDTVTRPTAAMRAAMLSAEVGDDVYGDDPTVNALQEKLAAMLGFEAGLFVPSGTQSNLLALMAHCERGDEYIVGMDAHTYKYEGGGAAVLGSIQPQPLPQAADGSIPLEAVRAAIKPIDPHFARSKILCLENTWHGRPLPLDYLAEARALCDARGLGLHLDGARLFNAAVAQGVPAAAITRHFDSVSVCLSKGLGAPVGSVLLGNAALVEKARRWRKVLGGGWRQAGILAAGCSYALDHHVERLADDHRRAAELASALQALGLVVEPTPTNLLFVQVPEARLDALRAAFRDAGLLASIGGPRIRLATHLDIDDAAIERTRLAFAAALG, encoded by the coding sequence ATGCACGCTGAAGCCGATCTGCTGGACCTCCGCTCCGACACCGTCACCCGACCGACCGCTGCGATGCGCGCGGCCATGCTGTCCGCCGAGGTGGGCGATGACGTCTACGGCGATGATCCGACCGTCAATGCGCTGCAGGAGAAGCTCGCGGCGATGCTCGGCTTCGAGGCGGGGCTGTTCGTGCCGTCGGGCACGCAGTCGAACCTGCTGGCGCTGATGGCGCACTGCGAGCGCGGCGATGAGTACATCGTCGGCATGGATGCGCACACCTACAAGTACGAGGGCGGGGGCGCGGCCGTGCTGGGTTCGATCCAGCCGCAGCCGCTGCCGCAAGCGGCGGATGGCTCGATTCCGCTGGAGGCTGTGCGGGCGGCGATCAAGCCGATCGATCCGCATTTCGCGCGCAGCAAGATCCTGTGTCTGGAGAACACCTGGCACGGCCGGCCGCTGCCGCTGGACTACCTGGCCGAGGCGCGCGCGCTGTGCGATGCGCGCGGGCTCGGGCTGCACCTCGACGGCGCGCGTCTGTTCAATGCGGCAGTGGCGCAGGGCGTGCCGGCGGCGGCGATCACCCGGCACTTCGACAGCGTGTCGGTGTGTCTGTCGAAGGGCCTGGGCGCGCCGGTGGGTTCAGTGCTGCTGGGTAACGCTGCCCTCGTCGAGAAGGCGCGGCGCTGGCGCAAGGTGCTGGGCGGCGGCTGGCGGCAGGCAGGGATTCTCGCGGCGGGCTGCAGCTATGCGCTGGATCATCACGTCGAGCGTCTGGCCGACGACCATCGGCGTGCGGCCGAACTGGCAAGCGCGCTGCAGGCGCTCGGGCTGGTGGTGGAGCCCACGCCAACCAATCTGCTGTTCGTGCAGGTGCCCGAGGCGCGTCTCGACGCACTGCGCGCGGCGTTTCGCGACGCCGGCCTCCTCGCCTCGATCGGAGGCCCGCGCATCCGCCTCGCCACGCATCTGGACATCGATGACGCGGCCATCGAGCGCACCCGGCTGGCGTTTGCCGCGGCGCTGGGCTGA
- a CDS encoding delta-60 repeat domain-containing protein — MFWLLLCVAPPSQALPEFYAPDPDGEVLALARDASGRALVGGDFGRIGGAQRRGIARLHANSEADLSFDPGTGANGRVLAVAVAADGSVWIGGEFTEVDGQPRAQIARLSPQGALQPGVGVTAAPNGSVNALLVQADGSVILGGAFTQVGGVDRGRLARLGTDGRLDLAYAVGAGADGRVRALAQRADGRVWVGGEFSSFDAQAAARLTLLDSAGRAVPLPLPPALSGVVRALRLDRAERLWVGGQFSTEPQGAVRGLVRLSEDGRLDAGIDPQVQGGSGVHALAIDDVDRLLLAGDFDRVAGSTMGGFARLLADGSFDGSFEPDALDTRGARALVRQSDGGLLVGGDFSTVGGVLQRGLVRFDEEGLRERPLLNGSFVHGIANALALDAHKRVVLAGGFNRVNGEMRDSLARWSRDGVLDRTFGVSSGLTRTGAFAQAFAQWLDYDGSALLAGEFNRVGAQVREGFARIDSNATVLPPFAAVAAVSAPEVLGLSRDAQGRWLVHGLFTSINGVPRPSLARLFANGSVDPSFAPAGGNALRMTAARVLSDGRVLVAGLFDQYNGQPRRGLAMLTSDGQLAQGFDVPGGVVGTIDLILEMDDGRLLLGGDFSAIGGEPRRHLVRLLPDGQFDPAFRVDAGLDGAVRTAVQQADGRVIIGGDFRNVQGHVQAGIARLLGDGSRDPEFATPGVDPDGVSLVYALALEDRAHLLISGLAVEIGGSSRGGMVRLALREPARYRWFLEQADTRLCWAAEGAAPRPFAARFERSNDGSQWTLLGDAQREGARWCIAASAALSGQWLRVTAQYRSGLAASSTSLLRRVWRAPTRAQLFRDGFEAAPTH, encoded by the coding sequence TTGTTCTGGCTGCTGCTGTGCGTCGCGCCGCCCAGCCAGGCTTTGCCCGAGTTCTACGCGCCCGATCCCGACGGTGAGGTGCTGGCGCTGGCGCGGGACGCCAGCGGTCGCGCTCTGGTGGGGGGCGATTTCGGGCGCATCGGCGGCGCCCAGCGGCGCGGCATCGCGCGTCTGCACGCCAACAGCGAGGCGGACCTCAGCTTCGATCCAGGCACGGGCGCGAACGGTCGCGTGCTCGCGGTCGCGGTGGCGGCCGATGGCAGCGTCTGGATCGGCGGCGAGTTCACCGAAGTCGATGGCCAGCCGCGCGCGCAGATCGCGCGCTTGAGCCCGCAGGGCGCGCTGCAGCCCGGCGTCGGCGTGACGGCGGCGCCCAACGGCAGCGTCAATGCGCTGCTGGTGCAGGCCGACGGCAGCGTGATTCTGGGCGGTGCCTTTACGCAGGTCGGTGGCGTCGACCGCGGGCGACTGGCACGGCTGGGCACCGACGGCCGGCTGGACCTCGCCTACGCCGTGGGTGCGGGTGCAGACGGGCGGGTGCGGGCCCTGGCGCAGCGCGCGGACGGTCGCGTCTGGGTCGGCGGTGAGTTCAGCAGCTTCGACGCGCAGGCCGCGGCGCGGCTCACCCTGTTGGACAGCGCGGGCCGTGCCGTGCCGCTGCCGCTGCCGCCCGCGCTGAGTGGGGTGGTCCGCGCCCTCCGGCTGGATCGCGCCGAGCGGCTCTGGGTCGGCGGCCAGTTCAGCACCGAGCCGCAGGGCGCCGTACGCGGCCTGGTGCGGCTCAGCGAAGACGGCCGCCTCGATGCCGGGATCGATCCGCAAGTGCAAGGCGGCAGCGGCGTGCATGCGCTGGCGATCGACGACGTCGACCGGCTGCTGCTGGCAGGCGACTTCGACCGCGTGGCCGGCTCGACCATGGGCGGTTTCGCGCGCTTGCTGGCCGATGGCAGCTTCGACGGCAGCTTCGAGCCCGATGCGCTCGACACGCGCGGCGCCCGCGCTCTCGTTCGACAAAGCGACGGCGGTCTGCTCGTCGGCGGCGATTTCAGCACCGTGGGCGGCGTCCTGCAGCGGGGCCTGGTGCGCTTCGACGAGGAGGGCCTGCGCGAACGCCCACTGCTCAACGGCTCCTTTGTCCATGGCATCGCCAATGCGCTGGCGCTGGACGCGCACAAGCGTGTGGTGCTGGCGGGTGGCTTCAATCGGGTGAATGGCGAGATGCGCGACAGCCTGGCGCGCTGGTCGCGAGACGGCGTGCTGGATCGGACGTTCGGCGTGAGCAGCGGCCTGACGCGGACGGGTGCCTTCGCCCAGGCCTTCGCGCAGTGGCTGGACTACGACGGCAGCGCGCTGCTGGCCGGTGAGTTCAACCGCGTCGGCGCACAGGTGCGCGAGGGTTTCGCACGCATCGATTCGAACGCGACCGTGCTGCCACCCTTCGCCGCCGTCGCAGCCGTCTCGGCGCCCGAGGTGCTGGGCCTGAGTCGCGACGCGCAGGGGCGCTGGCTGGTCCACGGACTGTTCACTTCCATCAACGGTGTGCCCCGTCCCTCGCTGGCGCGGCTGTTCGCCAACGGCAGCGTGGACCCGAGCTTCGCGCCTGCGGGCGGCAACGCCCTGCGCATGACGGCCGCTCGCGTCCTGAGCGATGGGCGCGTGCTGGTGGCGGGCCTGTTCGATCAGTACAACGGCCAGCCCCGTCGCGGCCTCGCCATGCTGACCTCCGACGGTCAGCTGGCCCAGGGCTTCGATGTGCCGGGCGGTGTGGTCGGTACGATCGATCTGATTCTGGAGATGGACGACGGCCGTCTGCTGCTCGGCGGCGACTTCAGCGCCATCGGCGGGGAGCCGCGGCGACACCTGGTCCGGCTGCTGCCCGACGGGCAGTTTGATCCGGCATTCCGTGTCGATGCCGGTCTCGACGGCGCAGTGCGCACGGCCGTGCAGCAGGCCGATGGCCGGGTCATCATCGGCGGCGACTTTCGCAATGTGCAGGGGCATGTGCAGGCCGGAATCGCGCGTCTGTTGGGCGACGGCAGCCGCGACCCGGAGTTCGCCACGCCCGGCGTCGACCCGGACGGGGTATCGCTGGTGTACGCGCTGGCGCTGGAGGACCGCGCGCATCTGCTGATCAGCGGCCTGGCGGTCGAAATCGGCGGCAGCTCGCGCGGCGGAATGGTGCGACTGGCCCTGCGCGAGCCCGCACGCTACCGCTGGTTTCTGGAGCAGGCGGATACCCGGCTCTGCTGGGCGGCGGAAGGTGCCGCACCACGGCCGTTTGCCGCGCGCTTCGAGCGCTCCAACGACGGCAGCCAGTGGACTCTGCTGGGCGATGCCCAGCGCGAAGGCGCCCGCTGGTGCATTGCGGCCAGTGCAGCGCTGAGCGGCCAGTGGCTGCGGGTGACCGCTCAGTACCGCAGCGGCCTGGCCGCATCCTCGACCTCGCTGCTGCGGCGGGTCTGGCGTGCGCCAACGCGAGCCCAGCTGTTTCGCGATGGCTTCGAGGCCGCGCCGACGCACTGA
- a CDS encoding sigma-70 family RNA polymerase sigma factor, translated as METELDRPDVDVELQTLLAQWSAATGSSGIPAHAALNAREQDALLREVYAGLRQLAARSLRGERPEHTLRPTDLAHEAWLRLREVEGPFRDRAHLLAIAALMMRRILVDHARARLAAKRDGLRVTLDVELAAERPEAADLLSLDAALSALQAQDARKAQALQLHVFGGLSQPEIAELLGVSLGTVERDLRLARAFLKRELA; from the coding sequence ATGGAGACGGAATTGGATCGCCCCGATGTGGACGTGGAGCTGCAGACCCTGCTTGCGCAGTGGTCGGCCGCGACCGGTTCCAGCGGCATCCCTGCACACGCGGCGCTCAATGCGCGCGAGCAGGACGCTCTGCTGCGCGAGGTCTATGCCGGGCTGCGCCAGCTGGCCGCGCGCAGCCTGCGCGGCGAGCGCCCCGAGCACACCCTGCGACCCACCGATCTCGCGCATGAGGCCTGGCTGCGTCTGCGCGAAGTCGAGGGGCCGTTCCGCGATCGCGCGCATCTGCTGGCGATCGCCGCGCTGATGATGCGCCGCATCCTGGTCGATCACGCCCGCGCGCGGCTGGCGGCCAAGCGCGATGGCCTGCGGGTGACGCTGGATGTCGAGCTGGCGGCCGAGCGGCCGGAGGCCGCTGACCTGCTCAGCTTGGATGCCGCGCTCAGCGCGCTGCAGGCGCAGGACGCGCGCAAGGCGCAGGCCCTGCAGCTGCACGTGTTCGGCGGCTTGAGCCAGCCCGAGATCGCGGAGCTGCTGGGCGTGTCGCTGGGCACGGTCGAGCGCGATCTGCGCTTGGCCCGCGCCTTCCTCAAGCGTGAGCTTGCCTGA
- the aceA gene encoding isocitrate lyase, translating into MSHHLPTAEELQRDWDTNPRWKGITRNYSAADVVRLRGTVHIEHSLARRGAERLWRQLHEMPFVNALGALTGNQAMQQVKAGLQAIYLSGWQVAADANIAGEMYPDQSLYPANSVPQVVKRINNCLARADQLHHAEGKDDIDWFAPIVADAEAGFGGVLNAFELMKAMIEAGAAGVHFEDQLASVKKCGHMGGKVLVPTREAVEKLNAARLAADIMGVPTLIVARTDAEAADLLTSDIDSNDRPFTTGERTVEGFYKTNNGLDQAISRGLAYAPYADLVWCETGKPDLEFARKFAAAIHAKFPGKMLAYNCSPSFNWKKNLDDATIAKFQKEIASYGYKFQFITLAGFHSLNYSMFNLAYGYARHQMSAFVELQEAEFAAADRGFTAVKHQREVGTGYFDAVTQTIQGGQSSTTALKGSTEEEQFHEGAKRDAA; encoded by the coding sequence ATGAGCCACCACCTGCCGACCGCCGAAGAGCTCCAGCGCGACTGGGACACCAACCCGCGCTGGAAGGGCATCACCCGCAACTACAGCGCCGCTGACGTCGTGCGCCTGCGCGGCACCGTGCACATCGAGCACTCGCTGGCCCGTCGCGGCGCGGAGCGCCTGTGGCGCCAGCTGCACGAGATGCCCTTCGTCAATGCGCTGGGCGCGCTCACCGGCAACCAGGCCATGCAGCAGGTCAAGGCCGGTCTGCAGGCGATCTATCTGTCGGGCTGGCAGGTCGCGGCGGACGCCAACATCGCCGGCGAGATGTACCCCGACCAGAGCCTGTATCCGGCGAACTCGGTGCCGCAGGTGGTCAAGCGCATTAACAACTGCCTGGCGCGCGCCGACCAGCTGCACCACGCCGAAGGCAAGGACGACATCGACTGGTTCGCGCCGATCGTGGCCGATGCCGAGGCCGGCTTTGGCGGCGTGCTGAACGCCTTCGAGCTGATGAAGGCGATGATCGAAGCCGGCGCCGCCGGCGTGCACTTCGAGGACCAGCTGGCCTCGGTCAAGAAGTGCGGCCACATGGGCGGCAAGGTGCTGGTGCCGACCCGCGAGGCGGTCGAGAAGTTGAACGCCGCGCGTCTGGCCGCCGACATCATGGGCGTGCCCACCCTCATCGTCGCCCGCACCGATGCTGAAGCCGCTGATCTGCTGACCTCGGACATCGATTCGAACGACCGCCCCTTCACCACCGGCGAACGCACCGTCGAAGGCTTCTACAAGACGAACAACGGTCTGGACCAGGCGATCAGCCGCGGTCTCGCGTATGCGCCCTATGCGGACCTGGTCTGGTGCGAGACCGGCAAGCCCGATCTCGAGTTCGCGCGTAAGTTCGCCGCGGCCATCCACGCCAAGTTCCCCGGCAAGATGCTGGCCTACAACTGCTCGCCCAGCTTCAACTGGAAGAAGAACCTCGACGACGCCACGATCGCGAAGTTCCAGAAGGAAATCGCCTCCTACGGCTACAAGTTCCAGTTCATTACGCTCGCCGGCTTCCACAGCCTGAACTACTCGATGTTCAACCTGGCCTACGGCTACGCCCGCCATCAAATGAGCGCCTTCGTCGAGTTGCAGGAGGCCGAGTTCGCCGCCGCCGATCGCGGCTTCACCGCGGTCAAGCACCAGCGCGAAGTGGGTACGGGTTACTTCGATGCGGTGACCCAGACCATCCAAGGCGGCCAGAGCTCGACCACGGCGCTCAAGGGTTCCACGGAAGAAGAGCAGTTCCACGAGGGCGCGAAGCGCGATGCGGCCTGA
- a CDS encoding serine/threonine protein kinase, translated as MLDPQRWRQVEALFHAAADAADASAREALIAACEDDEVRAEVCSLLAAEAVTSEALRAPVRLARSLDFAADPVGRSVGPWRLLEEVGRGGMGVVYRAERSDGLYAQQVAVKLLRGFPDGERRLRFERERRLLARLEHPGIARLLDGGVSADGQPWLAMEFVAGETLDAWCAEPTTTPAQRLQLWLQVVDAVAYAHGQLVLHRDLKPANVRVDGQGRARLLDFGIAAWMGEGEDAETQGLRLLTPGYASPEQARGETVGVASDVYSLVVILRELMPEPPRAWRRDLAAIVARALRDEPAARYASAAALGEDVRRLLAGEPVQARAGGWRYRSGRFLRRHRWALSAAALAVCAALAFTLGLVRERDRALAAEARAEREARTAERTTDLLVGLFRGADPFSPRAAERDLRSVLAEGLQAVDAQASLDPQVRARLYDTLGAIHRNLGLPQPALQAWDAAERLHKESAAGTAAAYSAAEQALLQAQAREIDAALASAARARAHAGPRLEATTPGGDTLRLAVLVAEAAAFEAAGQLDEALARLSAAEPVAQRLPVAEVDPLQRVLEQQGEVYWLLARYADSERVLRAARARAVGRLGEGSPALRGLDAGIARALRDQGRGEEAVAVYRSLLQGLSADEQRSAGAVTAQADLGAALHDLGRYAEAETAYRAQAEAAITVYGADSPQHAMALNNLGALAVDRGDPPAALPYSRESLRLRLRTQPERSVPMARMQGNLGDLLSRLGAHDEAQALLVASLRTRLDLLGPTHFETVLSRVYLGVLAVERGRADEARAQLKAIADSGFVAERFDRMVVLRLQGRLALLEAQPEVAVQHFADARAFLAGEMGEQHPDVAKLDLWWSRALLAAGQREAARQRFIEAARVLRPVWAPGVLMRREMEDLGRALGE; from the coding sequence ATGCTTGATCCCCAGCGCTGGCGCCAGGTCGAAGCTTTGTTCCATGCGGCCGCGGACGCCGCCGATGCAAGCGCTCGCGAGGCCTTGATTGCGGCCTGCGAAGATGACGAGGTCCGCGCTGAAGTTTGCTCGCTGCTGGCGGCGGAGGCGGTCACCAGCGAGGCCCTGCGGGCGCCGGTGCGACTCGCACGCAGTCTGGACTTCGCTGCCGACCCGGTAGGCCGCAGTGTCGGCCCTTGGCGACTGCTGGAAGAGGTCGGCCGCGGCGGCATGGGCGTGGTGTATCGCGCCGAGCGCAGCGATGGGCTGTATGCGCAGCAGGTCGCAGTCAAGCTGCTGCGCGGCTTTCCCGACGGCGAGCGGCGGCTGCGCTTCGAGCGCGAACGCCGCTTGCTGGCGCGACTGGAGCATCCCGGCATCGCCCGCTTGCTGGACGGCGGCGTAAGTGCGGACGGCCAACCCTGGCTGGCGATGGAGTTCGTCGCCGGCGAGACGCTCGATGCCTGGTGCGCTGAGCCGACGACCACCCCGGCGCAGCGCCTGCAGCTGTGGCTGCAGGTGGTCGATGCGGTGGCCTATGCGCACGGCCAGCTGGTGCTGCATCGCGACCTCAAGCCCGCCAACGTGCGCGTCGACGGGCAGGGGCGCGCGCGCCTGCTCGACTTCGGCATCGCCGCGTGGATGGGCGAGGGCGAGGACGCCGAGACCCAGGGCCTGCGCCTGTTGACGCCGGGCTATGCCAGCCCCGAGCAGGCGCGCGGCGAGACGGTGGGCGTGGCCAGCGATGTGTACAGCCTTGTCGTGATCCTGCGCGAGCTGATGCCCGAGCCACCGCGCGCCTGGCGACGTGATCTGGCTGCCATCGTTGCGCGTGCGCTGCGCGACGAGCCCGCCGCGCGCTATGCCAGCGCGGCGGCGCTGGGCGAGGATGTGCGGCGTCTGCTGGCGGGCGAGCCGGTGCAGGCGCGCGCGGGCGGCTGGCGCTATCGCAGCGGACGCTTCCTGCGGCGCCATCGCTGGGCCTTGTCGGCCGCGGCGCTGGCGGTGTGCGCTGCGCTTGCCTTCACCCTGGGCCTGGTTCGCGAGCGCGACCGCGCGCTCGCCGCCGAGGCCCGCGCGGAGCGCGAGGCGCGTACCGCCGAGCGCACCACCGATCTGCTGGTGGGGCTGTTCCGCGGCGCCGATCCCTTTTCGCCGCGCGCGGCCGAACGCGATCTGCGCAGCGTGCTGGCGGAGGGCCTGCAGGCCGTTGACGCGCAAGCCTCGCTCGATCCGCAGGTGCGCGCCCGCCTGTACGACACGCTCGGCGCCATTCACCGCAATCTCGGTCTGCCCCAGCCTGCACTGCAGGCCTGGGACGCGGCGGAGCGTCTGCACAAGGAGTCCGCCGCGGGCACGGCGGCGGCCTACAGTGCCGCCGAGCAGGCGCTGCTGCAGGCACAGGCGCGTGAGATCGACGCGGCGCTGGCCTCGGCAGCGCGCGCGCGGGCGCATGCCGGGCCGCGGCTGGAGGCGACGACGCCGGGCGGCGACACGCTGCGGCTGGCCGTGCTGGTGGCCGAGGCGGCGGCCTTCGAAGCCGCGGGACAACTCGACGAGGCGCTGGCGCGCCTGAGCGCGGCCGAGCCCGTCGCGCAGCGTCTGCCGGTGGCTGAGGTCGATCCGCTGCAGCGCGTGCTGGAGCAGCAGGGCGAGGTCTACTGGCTGCTCGCCCGCTACGCCGATAGCGAACGCGTGCTGCGGGCGGCGCGCGCGCGCGCCGTGGGGCGATTGGGCGAGGGCTCGCCGGCGCTGCGCGGCCTCGATGCCGGCATCGCCCGTGCGCTGCGCGACCAGGGGCGCGGCGAGGAGGCCGTAGCCGTCTACCGCAGCCTGCTTCAAGGCCTCTCCGCTGACGAGCAGCGCAGCGCCGGTGCGGTCACGGCACAGGCCGATCTGGGGGCCGCCCTGCACGATCTCGGCCGCTATGCCGAAGCGGAGACGGCCTACCGCGCACAGGCCGAAGCCGCCATCACGGTCTACGGCGCGGACAGCCCGCAGCATGCGATGGCGCTGAACAACCTGGGCGCGCTGGCGGTGGACCGCGGTGATCCGCCCGCGGCGCTGCCGTACTCCCGTGAATCCCTGCGCCTGCGCCTGCGCACCCAGCCGGAGCGCAGCGTGCCGATGGCGCGGATGCAGGGCAATCTCGGCGATCTGCTGTCGCGGCTTGGCGCCCACGATGAGGCGCAGGCGCTGCTGGTGGCCTCGCTGCGCACGCGTCTCGACCTGCTCGGCCCGACGCACTTCGAGACCGTGCTCAGCCGGGTGTACCTGGGCGTGCTCGCCGTGGAGCGTGGCCGGGCCGATGAAGCCCGGGCCCAGCTCAAGGCGATCGCCGACAGCGGCTTCGTGGCCGAGCGCTTCGACCGAATGGTGGTGCTGCGCCTGCAGGGCCGCCTCGCCCTGCTGGAGGCGCAACCTGAGGTCGCGGTCCAGCACTTCGCCGATGCGCGGGCGTTTCTGGCCGGCGAGATGGGCGAGCAGCATCCCGATGTGGCCAAGCTCGATCTCTGGTGGTCGCGCGCGCTGCTGGCTGCCGGCCAGCGCGAGGCGGCGCGGCAGCGCTTCATCGAGGCGGCGCGCGTGCTCCGGCCGGTCTGGGCGCCTGGGGTGCTGATGCGCAGGGAGATGGAAGACCTGGGCCGAGCTCTCGGCGAGTAA
- a CDS encoding malate synthase A, whose translation MAPSSAAQTFSTDPAADPRVQRVLTAEAVALLTELHRRFEPTRQRLLAARRTWQARIDAGALPDFRPETREIRESDWTVAPIPEALQDRRVEITGPVDRKMIINALNSGAKVFMADFEDSSSPTRRNMLDGQINLMDAVAGSIEFTSPEGKRYALKPEGLATLIVRPRGWHLDEANFRVDGQPMSGSLFDMALFAFHNGRTLHARDRGPYFYLPKMQAFEEAALWDEAMALVENRLGLPVGCMKATVLIETLPAVFEMHEILHALRCRIVGLNCGRWDYIFSYIKTFRRHADRVLPDRSQVTMTVPFLKAYSELLIQTCHRRGAHAMGGMAAQIPIPSDPVANEEALARVRADKLREVTAGHDGTWVAHPGLIPVAREIFDKHMPTPNQLHVRRDDVQVSRDLLIHASVGTITREGFYANIDVCVRYLAAWLDGQGCVPIHNLMEDAATAEISRAQLWQWLHTPDQRFDDGDRIDLALFERAISTVDQRLPRSGLPGQTRLKEAAQLLAELTRADTLEDFITLPAYGRLDHA comes from the coding sequence ATGGCCCCCAGCAGCGCAGCCCAGACTTTCTCGACGGACCCCGCCGCCGATCCGCGGGTGCAGCGGGTGCTCACCGCCGAGGCCGTGGCCCTGCTCACCGAGCTGCACCGGCGCTTCGAGCCGACCCGCCAGCGCCTGCTGGCGGCGCGCCGCACCTGGCAGGCGCGGATCGATGCGGGCGCCCTGCCGGACTTCCGCCCCGAGACCCGCGAGATCCGCGAGAGCGACTGGACCGTCGCACCGATTCCCGAGGCCCTGCAGGACCGCCGCGTCGAGATCACCGGCCCGGTCGACCGCAAGATGATCATCAACGCGCTGAACTCGGGCGCGAAGGTGTTCATGGCGGATTTCGAGGACTCCAGCAGCCCGACCCGCCGCAACATGCTCGACGGCCAGATCAACCTGATGGATGCGGTCGCCGGCAGCATCGAGTTCACCTCGCCCGAGGGCAAGCGCTACGCGCTGAAGCCGGAAGGCCTGGCCACCCTGATCGTGCGTCCGCGCGGCTGGCATCTCGACGAGGCCAACTTCCGCGTCGACGGCCAGCCGATGTCGGGCAGCCTGTTCGACATGGCCCTGTTCGCCTTCCACAACGGCCGCACGCTGCATGCGCGCGATCGCGGGCCCTACTTCTACCTGCCGAAGATGCAGGCGTTTGAAGAGGCCGCGCTGTGGGACGAGGCCATGGCCTTGGTCGAGAACCGCCTCGGCCTGCCGGTGGGCTGTATGAAGGCCACCGTGCTGATCGAAACCCTGCCGGCGGTGTTCGAGATGCACGAGATCCTGCACGCCCTGCGCTGCCGCATCGTTGGCCTGAACTGCGGGCGCTGGGATTACATCTTCAGCTACATCAAGACCTTCCGCCGCCATGCCGACCGCGTGCTGCCCGACCGCAGCCAGGTGACGATGACGGTGCCGTTCCTGAAGGCCTATTCCGAGCTGCTGATCCAGACCTGCCACCGCCGCGGTGCGCATGCGATGGGCGGCATGGCCGCGCAGATTCCGATCCCGAGCGATCCGGTCGCCAACGAGGAAGCGCTGGCGCGGGTGCGCGCCGACAAGCTGCGCGAAGTCACCGCCGGCCATGACGGCACCTGGGTGGCGCACCCCGGCCTGATTCCGGTGGCGCGCGAGATCTTCGACAAGCACATGCCGACGCCGAACCAGCTGCACGTGCGCCGCGACGACGTTCAGGTCAGCCGCGACCTGTTGATCCACGCCTCGGTCGGCACGATCACCCGCGAAGGCTTCTACGCCAACATCGACGTCTGCGTGCGCTACCTCGCGGCCTGGCTGGACGGACAAGGCTGCGTGCCCATCCACAACCTGATGGAAGACGCCGCCACCGCCGAGATCAGCCGCGCCCAGCTCTGGCAGTGGCTGCACACGCCGGACCAGCGTTTCGACGATGGCGATCGTATCGACCTCGCCCTGTTCGAGCGCGCTATCAGCACCGTCGACCAGCGCCTTCCGCGCAGCGGCCTGCCGGGCCAGACCCGGCTCAAGGAAGCCGCCCAGCTGCTGGCCGAGCTGACCCGCGCCGACACCCTCGAAGACTTCATCACCCTGCCGGCCTACGGGCGGCTGGATCACGCCTGA